In Bradyrhizobium erythrophlei, a single genomic region encodes these proteins:
- a CDS encoding carboxymuconolactone decarboxylase family protein, with the protein MSKTELFEKGLKVRKEVLGEDYVNKSIAGADEFTRTMAEWSTEFCWGACWTRPGLDKKTRSMLNLAMLSALGKTHELKLHVRGALTNGVTVDEIKEILLQVAVYCGVPAGMDSFRNAREAIKEVQGK; encoded by the coding sequence ATGAGCAAGACCGAGCTGTTCGAAAAGGGTCTCAAAGTCCGCAAGGAAGTGCTTGGCGAGGACTACGTCAACAAGTCGATTGCCGGCGCCGACGAGTTCACCCGCACCATGGCGGAATGGTCGACCGAATTCTGCTGGGGCGCGTGCTGGACGCGGCCAGGCCTCGACAAGAAGACGCGCAGCATGCTCAATCTGGCGATGCTGAGCGCGCTCGGCAAGACACATGAGTTGAAGCTGCACGTCAGGGGCGCCCTGACCAATGGCGTCACCGTCGACGAGATCAAGGAAATCCTGCTTCAGGTCGCAGTCTATTGCGGCGTCCCGGCCGGCATGGATTCCTTCCGCAACGCGCGCGAAGCCATCAAGGAAGTGCAGGGCAAGTAA